CGAAATCGTCTCCGGCGTCAGCACCGTCGCGGACGAGTTCTACCCGCGGCCCGTCCGCGTCCGCACGCTCGACGCCCCCACCGACGAGTTCCGGCAGATGGAGGGCGGCGAGGACGAACCCCACGAGCACAACCCGATGCTCGGCTACCGCGGCATCCGCCGCAGCCTCGAAGAGCCCGACGTCTTCGCGCACGAACTCGAAGCGTTCCAGCGGCTCTACGACATGGGGTACGACAACGTCGAGATCATGTTCCCGCTCGTGAACGACAAGACCGACGTCGACGCCGCCCGCGAGGCCCTCGAAGACGTCGGCATCGACCCCGAGAAACGCCACTGGGGCGTCATGGTCGAAACCCCGAGCTCCGCGCTCGTCATCGACGACATCATCGACGCCGGCATCGACTTCGCGTCCTTCGGCACGAACGACCTCACCCAGTACACGCTCGCCGTCGACCGGAACAACGAGCACGTCGCCGACCGCTTCGACGAACTCCACCCCTCGGTACTGAAGCTCATCGGCCAGACCATCGAGACCTGCCGCGAGCACGACGTCGAAACGAGCATCTGCGGGCAGGCCGGCTCGAAACCCGAGATGGTGCGCTTCCTCGTCGACGAAGGCATCAGCTCCATCAGCGCGAACATCGACGCCGTCCGCGACGTCCAACACGAAGTCAAACGCGTCGAACAGCGCCTCATCCTCGACTCCGTCCGGGAGTAACCCCTCGCGACCCACTCTCGCTTTTTCGCTCTCGGCTTCGACACCGCTAAACGCGCGCCAGCGGTGACTGTGGAATATGCAGCGGGACCCGCAGGACTTCGACCGGGTGCTCTCCTCGATGTGCACCGTGCCGCATCCGGCGGCGCGCGACGCCGCGATGCGCTTTCTCTCCGATAATCCCGGCGACCCCGCGACCTACCCCGTAATCGCCGAACTCGAAGACGACGTCGTCGCGATGCTCGGCGACATCGTCGGCCTCGACGACCCGCACGGCTACGTCGCGTCCGGCGGCACGGAGAGCAACATCCAGGCCGTCCGCGCCGCGCGGAACCTCGCCGACACCGATTCGCCGAACGTCGTCGCGCCCGAGAGCGCGCACTTCAGCTTCCCGAAGGCCGCCGAAGTCCTCGGGGTCGAACTCCGCACCGTCCCGACCGACGCTGACCACCGCGCGGACCTCGACGCCGTCGCGGCCGCCGTGGACGCCGACACCGCGATGGTCGTCGGCGTCGCCGGCACCACCGAGTTCGGCCGCGTCGACCCCGTCCCCGCGCTCGCCGACCTCGCCCGCGACGCCGACGCCCTCCTCCACGTCGACGCCGCCTGGGGCGGGTTTTATCTGCCCTTCACGCCCCACGAGTGGAGCTTCGCGCACGCCGACGTGGACACGATGACCGTCGACCCCCACAAGGTCGGGCGCGCGCCGGTTCCCGCCGGCGGCCTGCTCGCCCGCGACTCTCGCGTGCTCGACGCGCTCGCCGTCGCCACCCCCTATCTCGAAACGCGGAGTCAGGCGACGCTGAACGGCACGCGGAGCGGCGCGGGCGTCGCCGGCGCGCACGCCGCCATCGACGCCCAGTGGCCAACCGAGTACGAAGACACCTACGAGCGCCAGCAGGCGAACGCCGACTGGCTCGCCGCCGAACTCGACGCCCGCGGCTACCGCGTCACCGACCCCGTCCTCCCGCTCGTCGCCGCCGACATCCCCACCCGCGAGTTCGACGCGCTCCGCGACCGCGACTGGCGCATCTCCACCACCGCCGCCGGCGAAACCCGCTTCGTCCTCATGCCCCACGTCACCCGCGACACCCTCGCCCGCTTCCTCGACGACCTCGACACCGTCCGCGACTGACTCCCGCGCCCGCCTCGCCTGCTTCTGCTCTTGCTTCCAGCCCGCTTCTGCTCTCTCGCTCGGTCCCCCGAGCGTTCTCCGCGGCCGCTCGCGCTCGCGTCCGGGACGCTCGCTGGCGGAAGCCGAAACCGTTACCCGGAGTTGGCCCGCACTGTCTGGCGTGTTCACCCCGCTCGTCGAGTTCGGCTGGCTCGCCGACGCCGTGCGCACGGCGACCGGGCCGCTCGCCCTCGTCCTCATCGCCGTCTACTCCTTCCTCATCGCCGTCGTCCTCCCGCTCCCGAGCGAAGTCGTCCTCTACCCCGCGACCACCATGGACATCGGGCTCTCCTACCCCCTGACGCTCGCGCTCGTCATCCTCGTGAGCGGCGTCGGGAAGGCCGCCGGGAGCGTCGTCGCGCTCACACTCGGCCACACCGCCACCCACTCCGGCCCCGTCGTCACCGCCTGCCGCCGCCTCGGCTTCAACCCCGTCGAGTGGTCGCAGGCGCGCGCCGTCGAACTCGCGAGACGCTGGGGATACGTCGGCCTCGCCGCCGCCCTCTCCGTCCCCTTCTTCCCCGACACGCTCTCCATCTACGCGTTCAGCGTCCTCGAAGACGACTACCGGAAGTTCGCACTCGCCACGTTCGCCGGCTCCGTCGGCCGCCTCCTCGTCACCCTCGTCGTCTTCCACGGCGCGGCCATCGCAGTCTGAAACGCGACTGTAACGTTTTTGTCGCCGCGGCCCCTCCGTCGGGTCGTGACGCCGACGGCACGCGCACGCGCTCTGGTCCGCCGTATGCCGATGCGCTAGCGTGCCGTCCCAGCGGTGGCGCGCGCCCCTCGACGGCCCTCATACGGCCGCTCGGGCGCGTGAAACCCTGCTTCTCGCCCTGTTCCGTCTCCGACTACCCGAACTAGCCAGTATGCATCCGAATTCGAATCCGCGGGCTTTAGGCCCACACGGCGAGGCGTATCGAACATGAGTCACGAGGAACTCCCCACCGACAACCCCGCGGTGGTGACCTGTGGGTTGCCGTACGCGAACGGCGACCTCCACATCGGCCACCTGCGGACGTACGTGAGCGGCGACGTGCTCTCGCGGAGCCTGCGAACGCTCGGCCAGCAGACCGCGTTCGTCTCCGGGAGCGACATGCACGGCACGCCAATCGCGGTGAACGCCGAGAAGGAGGGCGTCAGCCCCGAGGCGTTCGCGCTCCGCCACCACGAGACGTACGAGGAGACGTTCCCGAAGTTCGACATCGACTTCGACAACTACGGGCACACGCACGACGAGACGAACGCGGAACTCACCCAGGAGTTCGTCCGCCAGTGGGAGGCGAACGACCACGTCTACGAACAGGAGATACAGGTCGCCTACGACCCCGAGGCCGACCAGTGGCTCCCCGACCGCTACGTCGAAGGCGAATGCCCGTACTGCGGCGAGCACGCGCGCGGCGACGAGTGCGACGAGGGCTGCCAGCGCCACCTCGAACCCGGCGACATCGTCGACCCCGTCTCCACGCTCACCGGGAACCCCGCCGAGTACCGCGAGCGCGAGCACAAGTTCCTCCGCCTCTCCGACTTCCAGGACTACCTCAACGGCTTCATCAACCGCCTGGAGGGGACGAGTAACGCGCAGAACCAGCCCCGCGAGTGGATCGAGGGCGACCTCCAGGACCTCTGCATCACGCGGGACATGGACTGGGGCATCGACTACCCCGGCGAGGGCGCGGAAGACCTCGTCCTCTACGTCTGGGTGGACGCCCCCATCGAGTACGTCTCCTCGACGAAGCAGTACACCGAGCGCGTCGGCACGGACGAGTACGACTGGGAGTCGGTCTGGAAGGACGGGGACTCCGAAATCATCCACGTCATCGGCCGCGACATCATCCAGCACCACACGGTCTTCTGGCCGTCGATGCTCAAGGGCGCGGGCTACAACGAGCCGCGCGCCGTCTGCGCCACCGGCTTCGTCAACCTCGACGGCAAGGCCTTCAGCACCTCCCGGAACCGCGCCATCTGGGCGGACGAATACTTAGCGGAGGGCTTCCACCCCGACCTCCTCCGGTACTACCTCGCCACCGCCTCCGGCTTCGAGCGCGACGTGAACTTCTCCTGGGAGCGCTTCCAGGAGCGCGTCAACAACGAACTCGCCGACGTCGTCGGGAACTTCGTCAACCGCGCGCTCCTCTTCGCCGCGCGGAACTTCGACGGCACGCCCGACGTCGAACTCACCGACGAGACCGAAGTCCGCATCGCCGAGGCGATGGACGACTACGAGGACGCCCTCAACGACTACGACATTCGGACTGCCGGCGAAGTCGCCGTCGCCCTCGCGCGCTACGGGAACGAGTACATCCAGAACGAAGAACCCTGGAAGCTCGACGACGACGAAGCCGCGCCCGTCATCCGCGACTGCGTCCAGCTCGTGAAAGCCGTCAGCGTCCTCCTCTCCCCCTTCACGCCCGAGAAAGCCGACGACGCCTGGAGCCTCCTGGCCGAGACAGGGAGCGTCGCGGACGCCACCATCGGCGACTGCCTCCAACCCACGCCCGAGACGTTCGACGAGCCCGACGGCGGCCTCTTCGAGAAGATCGACGACGACCGCGTCGACGAACTCAACGCCAAACTCGAAGCGCGCGTCGAAGCAACCGAAGCAGCCGAACCAGACGAAACCGAAGCCGAATCCGAGACGACAGAAGAAACCGACGCCGAGTCCGAGTCGGAGTCCGAGCAGTCCACCGGACCCGCCGACGTCGAACCCGTGAGCGACGACCGCATCAGCTTCGAGGACTTCCAGGACCTCGACCTCCGCGTCGGCCGCATCGAGAGCGCAGAAGGCATCGAGGGCGCGGACAAGCTCATGAAGCTCACCGTGGATATCGGCGTGGAGACCCGGCAGATCGTCGCCGGCCTGAAGCAGCTCCACGACGCCGCTGACCTCGAAGGCAAGCGCGTCGTCGTCGTCGCCAACCTCGAAGAAGCCGAACTCTTCGGCACGAAATCGAACGGCATGGTGCTCGCCGCCGGCGACGACGCCGACCTCCTCACCACCTACGAGGACGCCGAAC
This portion of the Halocalculus aciditolerans genome encodes:
- the metG gene encoding methionine--tRNA ligase, producing the protein MSHEELPTDNPAVVTCGLPYANGDLHIGHLRTYVSGDVLSRSLRTLGQQTAFVSGSDMHGTPIAVNAEKEGVSPEAFALRHHETYEETFPKFDIDFDNYGHTHDETNAELTQEFVRQWEANDHVYEQEIQVAYDPEADQWLPDRYVEGECPYCGEHARGDECDEGCQRHLEPGDIVDPVSTLTGNPAEYREREHKFLRLSDFQDYLNGFINRLEGTSNAQNQPREWIEGDLQDLCITRDMDWGIDYPGEGAEDLVLYVWVDAPIEYVSSTKQYTERVGTDEYDWESVWKDGDSEIIHVIGRDIIQHHTVFWPSMLKGAGYNEPRAVCATGFVNLDGKAFSTSRNRAIWADEYLAEGFHPDLLRYYLATASGFERDVNFSWERFQERVNNELADVVGNFVNRALLFAARNFDGTPDVELTDETEVRIAEAMDDYEDALNDYDIRTAGEVAVALARYGNEYIQNEEPWKLDDDEAAPVIRDCVQLVKAVSVLLSPFTPEKADDAWSLLAETGSVADATIGDCLQPTPETFDEPDGGLFEKIDDDRVDELNAKLEARVEATEAAEPDETEAESETTEETDAESESESEQSTGPADVEPVSDDRISFEDFQDLDLRVGRIESAEGIEGADKLMKLTVDIGVETRQIVAGLKQLHDAADLEGKRVVVVANLEEAELFGTKSNGMVLAAGDDADLLTTYEDAEPGTKIK
- the mfnA gene encoding tyrosine decarboxylase MfnA, which gives rise to MQRDPQDFDRVLSSMCTVPHPAARDAAMRFLSDNPGDPATYPVIAELEDDVVAMLGDIVGLDDPHGYVASGGTESNIQAVRAARNLADTDSPNVVAPESAHFSFPKAAEVLGVELRTVPTDADHRADLDAVAAAVDADTAMVVGVAGTTEFGRVDPVPALADLARDADALLHVDAAWGGFYLPFTPHEWSFAHADVDTMTVDPHKVGRAPVPAGGLLARDSRVLDALAVATPYLETRSQATLNGTRSGAGVAGAHAAIDAQWPTEYEDTYERQQANADWLAAELDARGYRVTDPVLPLVAADIPTREFDALRDRDWRISTTAAGETRFVLMPHVTRDTLARFLDDLDTVRD
- a CDS encoding YqaA family protein, which encodes MFTPLVEFGWLADAVRTATGPLALVLIAVYSFLIAVVLPLPSEVVLYPATTMDIGLSYPLTLALVILVSGVGKAAGSVVALTLGHTATHSGPVVTACRRLGFNPVEWSQARAVELARRWGYVGLAAALSVPFFPDTLSIYAFSVLEDDYRKFALATFAGSVGRLLVTLVVFHGAAIAV